Sequence from the Natronomonas marina genome:
GTCTATGCGTTCGGGGATCTCAGTGCTGGCCTGCATGACCTCCTCGGCTTCCCTGGCTCTCTCGCTGAGATCGACGAGGTCTGTCGCGCTGTCGCGTATCCCGGCCCGTAGCGTCTCGTCCTCGATGCGGTTGGCGTGGGCGAGGACGACGTCCAGTTCGTTGCGGACGTTGTGCCGGAGGACTCGATTGAGCACCGTGAGCCGCTGTTCACGGGTTTCTCGGTCGGTCACGTCCCGGAACACGACGGCCCTGGCGACCGGGTCGCCATGCGCCTCATCGTTGTCCCCCGTAGAATCGACCGCCGACACGCTGTATTGGAACTGGCGGCGTCCTTTCGTCGTCTGTAGTGGGACCGTCCCAGTCGCGCCCGCAGAGAGGTCGGTTCCCTCGATACCGTCGACAATCGACTCGATCGGTTCGCCGACGATAGCGTCCGAAGACCGGTCGAACAGTCGCGCCGTCGTCTCGTTGGCGTCGAGCACGTACCCATCCCAGTCGAGGACGACCACCGCCTCCTGGAGCGCCTCCACGACCCGGGTCCGAGCGACTGATTCAGACCTGGGAAAGCCAGTCATGACCGGATATCGCCTGATTGCGACGGCGAACAGGACACCTGACGTGAGTAAGCCGACGGTGACGCCGTTGGCAGACGAGGCGCTCGTCCCCACCGCACCGCCGAGATAGGGTGCACTGGTCGCCAGTAACAACACCACTATTTGCAGGGTAGAGATACGGACGTGCCGCCAGCCGAGGCGGACCAGAACGTACGCCGCGTAGACAAAGAGTGCAAACAGGTACAACACCGCCGCGGCCAGCAACGCGAACAGCACGCCGACCACCGGACGGCCTATCGAGTCGGGAACCTGGAGCGCCGAGACGATCGCGATAGCACCGCCCAGCACTACTGGGAACACGGTCCCGGCGAGCATGAGGGTCCGTCGCCGCGTCAGACCGGTCCCGCGGCCGGCGTACCCGAGGACGTACGTCGTCCAGACTCCCGGAACGACGAGTCCAACTCCCAAGAGCGCCAGTTCGAGCGCGCTCGTCACGTTGTGGCCTGCGACCGCTGCGGCGAGTTCCGCTCCCAGCGCGAGGACTGCCCACGCCGTCACCAAGGCGAGCAACGCCACGAATGTCTTACCACTGGGCCGGTTCCGAGACTGAAACGCGGTCCAAGTCGTCCAACCCAAGAGAGCCACCGCTGTGCCATCCAGTGCGACCGCTCCGAGCGTACCTGCTAGTGACATCGGTCGGCAACCCTGCCCACCCGTGTGCCCGTCGGCGCCATCACCCACCGTGACCCCCGCGGTTCGACGGCCCTCGTCTCGGGAATCACCCTGAGCGTCGAGGATTCCCGACGGTTCGGTGCTCCTTCGCCGGAGGGCGTCGCGGTCGGTGGCGCAGTCCCGCGGGAATCGGTGTCCGAGTCGATAGCGCCGCAGTTGGCCTTCCTCTGAGGGGATCGACCGCCCGTCCGAACGCGGTGAAGAATCCAGGTGCGGACCGTCCGGGGGACCCGGGGCGACATGGTGGACGCTCGTCCCCCGGAGATTATAAAAACTGAACTGATGTCTCAGGTTCAGCAACGCGGTCTGCCCGGACGCTCGGGCCGGCTTCGGTCGAAGCGAGAACCGTACTGCCACCTGTCTGGGTGTCTGTCACATGCCGATAACTAGAGTGGGGGTGATGCGGCAATGCGAGATAGTAGCGTCTGGCTACAGGGAGTCTCTGGTACACGGATCGAGTAACGATGTCACAGTCAGATTCGGTCCGTGTTGCCACCAGCCCAAGTGTCGAACGACCCGCCGACCCGCTAGCGGACGACGAACCGACGGTCGACGTGCCGGAAGTCCTCTCGCTGATGAGCGACGAGTACGCTCGCGAATTGTTGGGCGTGCTCATCGAGGAGTCACTCTCGGCCCGGGAACTGGTGGACCGGCTGGACATGTCCCGGGCGACCGTCTACCGGCGGCTGGACAGGCTCGAATCGGCGGGGGTCCTGGAGACGTCGATGTGCATCGACCCCGACGGCCACCATCGCAAGTGTTTCCACGTCGT
This genomic interval carries:
- a CDS encoding ArsR/SmtB family transcription factor: MSQSDSVRVATSPSVERPADPLADDEPTVDVPEVLSLMSDEYARELLGVLIEESLSARELVDRLDMSRATVYRRLDRLESAGVLETSMCIDPDGHHRKCFHVVVERMQLAFDSEGLTLEVGE
- a CDS encoding ATP-binding protein: MSLAGTLGAVALDGTAVALLGWTTWTAFQSRNRPSGKTFVALLALVTAWAVLALGAELAAAVAGHNVTSALELALLGVGLVVPGVWTTYVLGYAGRGTGLTRRRTLMLAGTVFPVVLGGAIAIVSALQVPDSIGRPVVGVLFALLAAAVLYLFALFVYAAYVLVRLGWRHVRISTLQIVVLLLATSAPYLGGAVGTSASSANGVTVGLLTSGVLFAVAIRRYPVMTGFPRSESVARTRVVEALQEAVVVLDWDGYVLDANETTARLFDRSSDAIVGEPIESIVDGIEGTDLSAGATGTVPLQTTKGRRQFQYSVSAVDSTGDNDEAHGDPVARAVVFRDVTDRETREQRLTVLNRVLRHNVRNELDVVLAHANRIEDETLRAGIRDSATDLVDLSERAREAEEVMQASTEIPERIDLVAIARDVAEQYRTAVPESNITLSYPDEVKISSHEAVVRKLLSELVDNAVKHTDGSSPRVEISVRFRGEATAEVAVADDGPGIPEREREILTDGTETSLEHRRGVGLWTVKWAVTQLGGELAFEANDPEGSVVTVRLHDAEYASDDRRESVKADG